A genome region from Pan troglodytes isolate AG18354 chromosome 3, NHGRI_mPanTro3-v2.0_pri, whole genome shotgun sequence includes the following:
- the CABS1 gene encoding calcium-binding and spermatid-specific protein 1 (The RefSeq protein has 4 substitutions compared to this genomic sequence) gives MAEDGLPKIYSHPPTESSKPPTAATIFFGADNAIPKSETTITSEGDHVTSVNEYMLESDFSTTTDNKLTAKKEKLKSKDDMGTDFIKSTTHLQKEITSLTGTTNSITRDSITEHFMPVKIGNISSPVTTVSLIDFSTDIAKEDILLATIDTGDAEISITSEVSGTLKDSSAGVADAPAFPRKKDEADMNNYNSSIKSNVPADEAVQVTDSIIPEAEIPPAPEESFTTVPDITALEEEKITEIDLSVLEGDTSAVATLTDSDEKFITVFELTTSAEKDKDKREDTLLTDEETTEGASIWIERDTANEAETHSVLLTAVESRYDFVVPASIATNLVEESSTEEDLSETDNTETVPKITEPFSGTTSVLDTPDYKEDTSTTETDIFELLKEEPDEFMI, from the coding sequence ATGGCTGAAGATGGTTTGCCCAAAATTTATTCTCATCCTCCAGCAGAAAGCAGTAAACCACCAACTGCAGCAACCATTTTCTTTGGGGCTGACAATGCTATTCCCAAATCAGAAACAACTATTACTTCAGAAGGAGACCACGTCACTTCAGTAAATGAATATATGCTAGAAAGCGATTTTTCAACAACTACAGACAACAAACTGACAGCTAAAAAGGAAAAACTCAAATCAGAAGATGATATGGGGACCGACTTTATTAAGTCAACAACTCACCTACAGAAAGAAATTACCTCTCTGACTGGCACTACAAACTCCATAACAAGAGACTCTATTACCGAACATTTCATGCCAGTGAAAATTGGGAATATTTCATCACCAGTTACTACTGTTTCTTTAATAGATTTCTCCACTGACATAGCAAAAGAAGATATCCTCTTAGCTACCATTGACACAGGAGATGCAGAGATCTCAATAACATCTGAAGTCTCTGGCACACTAAAGGACAGCAGTGCTGGTGTTGCTGACGCTCCTGCCTTTCCACGTAAAAAGGATGAAGCTGATATGAACAATTATAATTCCTCCATCAAATCCAATGTCCCTGCTGATAAGGCTGTCCAGGTCACTGATTCCATTATTCCTGAGGCTGAAATCCCTCCTGCTCCTGAAGAAAGCTTCACTACTGTTCCAGACATAACTGCCcttgaagaagagaaaataaccGAAATTGACCTAAGTGTTTTAGAAGATGACACCAGTGCTGTGGCTACATTAACTGACTCTGATGAGAAGTTTATCACTGTGTTTGAACTCACTACCTCTGctgaaaaagacaaagataaacGGGAAGATACTCTGCTAACTGATGAAGAAACTACCGAGGGAGCCAGTATTTGGATAGAGAGAGATACTGCAAATGAAGCAGAGACCCATTCTGTTTTGCTTACTGCTGTTGAATCCAGATATGACTTCGTTGTCCCTGCATCAATAGCTACAAACCTAGTGGAAGAATCATCTACAGAAGAAGATTTGTCTGAAACTGATAATACAGAGACTGTACCTAAGATCACTGAGCCATTTTCTGGAACTACCTCTGTATTAGATACCCCAGACTATAAGGAAGACACCTCCACAACTGAAACGGATATCTTTGAACTACTGAAAGAAGAACCCGATGAGTTCATGATTTGA